One Roseburia rectibacter DNA window includes the following coding sequences:
- a CDS encoding phosphatidate cytidylyltransferase, protein MFKTRLLSGIVLVAAALVLIITGGDVLLFSTLLISYIGMFELYRIFHVEKELPGIVGYLAATVFYCNLKWDFLPDIMVVVLGFLMALMFVYVFTYPKYKTEQMLAVFFGVFYVAVMLSYVYQTRMLNAGAYIVWLIFLCSWGCDTCAYCVGMLIGKHKMSPKLSPKKSVEGAIGGVVGAALLTVIYGMIFKNAMGVTMQHVWIMAAISAVGALISMVGDLTASAIKRNYEIKDYGKLIPGHGGILDRFDSVIFTAPMIYFLAANFIVL, encoded by the coding sequence ATGTTTAAAACAAGACTGTTGAGCGGCATTGTGTTAGTTGCAGCCGCATTGGTGCTTATTATCACAGGGGGAGATGTATTACTCTTTTCGACATTACTCATTTCGTATATCGGGATGTTCGAATTGTACAGGATTTTTCATGTGGAAAAAGAATTACCGGGAATCGTGGGCTATCTTGCAGCAACTGTATTTTACTGTAATTTAAAATGGGATTTTCTGCCGGATATTATGGTAGTTGTTTTAGGTTTTCTGATGGCACTTATGTTTGTTTATGTCTTTACCTATCCGAAATATAAGACAGAGCAGATGCTGGCTGTATTTTTTGGAGTGTTTTATGTTGCTGTGATGCTTTCTTATGTATACCAGACAAGGATGCTTAACGCAGGCGCTTATATTGTCTGGCTGATCTTTTTGTGTTCGTGGGGATGCGATACCTGTGCGTACTGTGTAGGCATGCTGATCGGAAAACATAAGATGTCTCCAAAATTAAGTCCGAAAAAGTCTGTTGAGGGAGCAATTGGCGGAGTAGTTGGAGCTGCACTTTTAACTGTCATTTATGGCATGATCTTTAAAAATGCGATGGGTGTTACCATGCAGCATGTGTGGATCATGGCGGCGATCAGTGCGGTTGGAGCGCTGATTTCCATGGTGGGTGATCTGACTGCCTCTGCAATCAAAAGAAACTATGAGATCAAGGATTACGGAAAGCTGATCCCGGGTCATGGCGGTATCTTAGACCGCTTTGACAGTGTGATCTTTACTGCACCGATGATTTATTTCCTTGCAGCAAATTTTATTGTATTGTAA
- a CDS encoding 1-deoxy-D-xylulose-5-phosphate reductoisomerase has product MKKIAILGSTGSIGTQTLDIVREQRDIEVVAFAAGSNITLLEQQVREFSPKLVCVFKEEAAEALKIKIADTDTKVVSGMEGLIDVAVHPESEILVTAIVGMMGIRPTVAAIKAGKKIALANKETLVTAGHIIIPLAKEYHVPILPVDSEHSAIFQSLQGNAGNRIEKILLTASGGPFRGKSTADLAGMKVEDALKHPNWSMGRKITIDSSTLVNKGLEVMEAKWLFGVELDQIEVVVHPQSVIHSAVQYEDGAVIAQLGTPDMRLPIQYALYYPERRKMSGKRLDLFELGSLTFERPDTKTFKGLALAYDAMRKGGSQPTVFNAANERAVAMFLDRKISYPQITEIIEDCMEYVAYKNDPSLDEVLETEQAVYEYIEQKWV; this is encoded by the coding sequence ATGAAAAAAATAGCAATCTTAGGTTCGACGGGGTCGATAGGTACGCAGACACTTGATATCGTAAGAGAACAGAGGGATATTGAGGTTGTTGCGTTTGCAGCAGGAAGCAATATTACATTGTTAGAGCAGCAGGTTAGGGAGTTTTCTCCAAAACTGGTATGTGTGTTCAAGGAAGAAGCTGCAGAAGCACTGAAGATTAAAATAGCAGACACAGATACGAAAGTGGTTTCAGGGATGGAGGGACTGATCGATGTGGCAGTTCATCCGGAGAGTGAGATTTTAGTTACTGCGATCGTTGGCATGATGGGAATCCGGCCGACAGTTGCTGCAATTAAGGCAGGTAAAAAAATTGCCCTTGCAAATAAAGAAACACTGGTAACGGCAGGGCATATTATTATTCCATTAGCAAAAGAATATCATGTGCCCATCCTTCCGGTGGACAGCGAACACAGTGCAATTTTCCAGTCGCTGCAGGGAAATGCGGGCAATCGTATTGAAAAGATACTGCTGACAGCATCCGGTGGACCATTCCGTGGAAAAAGTACGGCTGATCTTGCAGGGATGAAAGTGGAAGATGCCCTAAAGCATCCGAACTGGTCAATGGGAAGAAAGATAACAATAGATTCATCCACACTTGTCAATAAAGGACTTGAAGTTATGGAGGCAAAGTGGCTTTTTGGGGTGGAATTAGATCAGATTGAAGTGGTCGTTCATCCACAGAGTGTGATCCATTCTGCTGTGCAGTATGAGGACGGGGCAGTGATCGCACAGCTTGGAACACCGGATATGCGTCTGCCGATCCAGTATGCACTTTATTATCCAGAGCGCAGAAAAATGTCAGGTAAAAGACTTGATCTTTTTGAACTGGGAAGCCTGACGTTTGAGAGACCGGATACAAAGACATTTAAAGGTCTGGCATTAGCTTACGATGCAATGAGAAAGGGCGGCAGCCAGCCAACGGTATTTAATGCAGCAAATGAGCGGGCGGTGGCAATGTTTTTAGATCGGAAGATCAGTTATCCGCAGATTACGGAAATCATTGAGGACTGCATGGAATATGTGGCTTATAAAAATGATCCGAGTCTGGATGAGGTATTAGAAACAGAACAGGCAGTATATGAGTATATTGAACAGAAATGGGTATAA
- the ispG gene encoding flavodoxin-dependent (E)-4-hydroxy-3-methylbut-2-enyl-diphosphate synthase, producing the protein MTVKTKTVKIGSKVIGGGNPILIQSMTNTKTEDVAATVAQINKLAAAGCDIIRCAVPTMEAAEALTEIKKQVTIPVVADIHFDYRLAIAAIEHGADKIRINPGNIGSRERVQAVVDAARERQIPIRVGVNSGSLEKDLVEKYHGVTAEGIVESALDKVKMIEDMGYDNLVISIKSSDVMMCVKAHELIAEKTDHPLHVGITEAGTIISGNIKSSIGLGLILSQGIGDTIRVSLTGDPLEEIKSAKLILKTLGLRKGGIEVVSCPTCGRTRIDLIGLANQVENMVADIPLDIKVAVMGCVVNGPGEAKEADIGIAGGIGEGLIIKHGEVYKKVPESELLESLRFELLHWNEN; encoded by the coding sequence ATGACAGTGAAAACAAAAACAGTAAAAATCGGTTCTAAGGTGATCGGAGGCGGCAATCCAATCCTGATCCAGTCAATGACAAATACAAAGACAGAGGATGTTGCAGCGACAGTGGCACAGATCAATAAACTTGCTGCTGCAGGCTGTGATATCATAAGATGCGCAGTACCTACCATGGAAGCTGCAGAAGCACTGACAGAGATAAAAAAACAGGTAACGATCCCGGTTGTGGCTGATATTCATTTTGATTACCGTCTGGCGATCGCAGCGATCGAGCATGGTGCGGATAAGATCCGTATCAATCCGGGAAATATCGGAAGCAGGGAGCGTGTGCAGGCAGTCGTAGATGCAGCAAGAGAGCGCCAGATCCCGATCCGTGTCGGTGTTAACAGTGGTTCCCTAGAGAAAGATCTTGTAGAAAAATATCACGGTGTGACCGCCGAGGGAATCGTGGAGAGCGCATTAGATAAAGTAAAAATGATCGAGGATATGGGATATGATAACCTTGTCATCAGTATCAAATCCTCAGATGTTATGATGTGTGTGAAAGCACATGAACTGATCGCGGAGAAAACGGATCATCCACTGCATGTCGGAATCACAGAAGCAGGAACAATCATCAGCGGCAATATCAAATCCTCAATCGGACTTGGTCTGATCTTATCTCAGGGAATCGGAGACACAATCCGCGTGTCATTGACCGGAGATCCATTAGAAGAGATCAAATCTGCGAAGCTGATCTTAAAGACACTTGGACTGAGAAAGGGCGGCATTGAGGTTGTTTCCTGTCCTACCTGTGGAAGAACCAGAATTGACCTGATCGGACTTGCCAACCAGGTCGAAAACATGGTTGCAGATATTCCGCTTGATATCAAAGTTGCGGTTATGGGCTGCGTGGTCAATGGACCAGGAGAAGCAAAAGAAGCGGATATCGGAATTGCCGGAGGAATCGGAGAAGGGCTTATCATCAAACACGGGGAAGTTTACAAGAAAGTACCGGAATCTGAACTGTTAGAGAGCCTCAGGTTTGAACTGCTGCACTGGAATGAGAATTAA
- the frr gene encoding ribosome recycling factor, with protein sequence MDERLVQFDEKMQKTMNNLSEEFGSIRAGRANPHVLDKLRVDYYGTPTAIQQVANVNVPEPRMIQIQPWEASMVKEIEKAILTSDLGINPTNDGKVIRLLFPELTEERRKELAKDVKKKGESAKVAIRNIRRDANDSFKKLSKSADVSEDEVKELEDGAQKMTDKYITEIDKAVEAKTKEILTV encoded by the coding sequence ATGGATGAAAGATTAGTTCAGTTTGATGAAAAAATGCAGAAAACAATGAATAACCTGTCTGAGGAGTTTGGAAGCATCCGTGCCGGACGTGCTAATCCGCATGTCCTTGACAAGTTAAGAGTTGACTATTACGGAACACCGACAGCAATCCAGCAGGTGGCAAACGTTAATGTCCCGGAACCGAGAATGATTCAGATCCAGCCGTGGGAAGCATCCATGGTAAAAGAGATCGAGAAGGCAATCTTAACATCGGATCTTGGAATCAACCCGACCAATGATGGAAAAGTGATTCGTCTTCTTTTCCCGGAACTCACAGAGGAAAGACGTAAAGAACTGGCAAAGGATGTTAAGAAAAAAGGTGAGAGTGCAAAAGTTGCAATTCGTAATATCCGTCGTGATGCCAATGATTCTTTCAAGAAGTTAAGTAAGTCTGCAGATGTGTCCGAGGACGAAGTGAAAGAGTTAGAGGACGGCGCACAGAAAATGACTGATAAATATATCACTGAGATCGATAAGGCTGTTGAGGCAAAAACAAAAGAGATCCTGACAGTTTAA
- the rseP gene encoding RIP metalloprotease RseP, producing the protein MKIIIALLIFSIIIIFHELGHFSLAKANGIRVNEFCLGLGPTIFGVTKGETKYSLKLLPFGGACMMEGEDGESSDDRAFGKKSVWARISVVAAGPVFNFIMAFFFSFILLSCNGYDIPKITQVSEGFAAEQAGMQAGDVIVKMNGKHIHFYREVSSYSMFHAGETVKVTYERDGKRYTADLTPLFDEELGRYRYGFVGGEVEKGNIFKNFLYSGYEVKYWIDTTLGSLKMLVTGGVTLNDMSGPVGLVDAIGDSYEESVSYGYYAAFLQMLYISILISANLGVMNLLPLPALDGGRLVFLIVEAIRGKKVAPDKEGMVHFVGLMLLMLLMVVVMFNDIRKIFM; encoded by the coding sequence ATGAAAATTATTATTGCATTATTGATCTTTAGTATCATTATTATATTTCATGAACTGGGGCATTTTTCACTCGCAAAGGCAAATGGAATCCGTGTCAATGAATTTTGTCTTGGACTCGGACCGACGATCTTTGGTGTGACGAAGGGGGAAACAAAATATTCCCTGAAACTGCTTCCGTTTGGCGGTGCCTGTATGATGGAGGGCGAGGACGGTGAAAGCAGCGATGACAGAGCGTTTGGGAAAAAGTCTGTATGGGCAAGGATCAGCGTGGTCGCTGCCGGACCGGTCTTTAATTTTATCATGGCATTCTTTTTTTCATTCATCCTTCTTTCATGCAACGGATATGATATTCCTAAGATAACGCAGGTCAGTGAGGGATTTGCAGCAGAGCAGGCAGGAATGCAGGCGGGGGATGTCATTGTAAAGATGAACGGAAAACATATTCATTTTTACAGAGAGGTCAGTTCCTACTCAATGTTTCATGCCGGTGAGACTGTCAAAGTAACTTATGAGCGTGATGGGAAAAGATATACGGCAGATCTGACACCGTTATTTGATGAAGAACTTGGCAGATACCGTTATGGTTTTGTCGGCGGTGAAGTGGAAAAAGGAAATATTTTTAAGAATTTCTTATACAGCGGTTATGAAGTAAAATACTGGATCGATACAACTCTTGGAAGTTTGAAAATGCTTGTCACGGGTGGTGTTACCTTAAATGATATGAGCGGTCCGGTAGGTCTGGTCGATGCGATCGGTGACAGTTATGAGGAGAGTGTTTCCTATGGTTATTATGCGGCATTTTTACAGATGCTCTATATTTCCATTTTAATTTCCGCAAACCTTGGTGTCATGAATCTGCTGCCACTTCCGGCACTGGACGGTGGAAGACTTGTATTTCTGATCGTTGAAGCGATCCGGGGCAAAAAGGTGGCTCCGGATAAAGAGGGCATGGTGCATTTTGTAGGGCTTATGCTATTGATGCTTTTGATGGTGGTCGTAATGTTTAACGATATCCGAAAAATTTTCATGTAG
- a CDS encoding isoprenyl transferase: MKIPQHVAIILDGNGRWAKSKGMPRNYGHTVGAKNVETVCKAAHDMGIRYLTLYAFSTENWNRPEGEVAALMKLLESYLKNCIKTADKNNMRVRVIGDTTRLSDRFQAQITELEAASANNDGLNLQIAINYGSRDEMIRAMKKLYQDMENGTRQISELNEDVFASYLDTAGIPDPDLLIRTSGEQRLSNYLLWQLAYSEFYFTDVPWPDFGKEELEKAVEAYNKRDRRFGGLTEKSK; encoded by the coding sequence ATGAAAATTCCACAGCATGTAGCAATTATCCTTGACGGAAACGGAAGATGGGCGAAAAGTAAGGGAATGCCAAGAAATTATGGACATACAGTCGGAGCAAAAAATGTGGAAACAGTCTGCAAAGCAGCACATGATATGGGAATCAGATATCTGACCCTGTATGCTTTCTCAACAGAAAACTGGAACAGACCTGAGGGAGAAGTGGCAGCGCTCATGAAGCTTCTCGAAAGTTATCTGAAGAACTGTATCAAAACAGCAGACAAAAATAATATGCGTGTGCGTGTGATCGGAGATACCACACGTTTAAGTGACCGGTTCCAGGCACAGATTACAGAACTGGAAGCAGCTTCTGCGAATAATGATGGCCTGAATTTACAGATTGCTATTAATTATGGAAGCAGGGATGAAATGATCCGTGCAATGAAAAAACTTTATCAGGATATGGAGAATGGAACAAGGCAGATATCAGAATTAAATGAGGATGTGTTTGCGTCATATCTGGATACAGCAGGGATTCCGGACCCGGATCTTCTGATCCGGACAAGTGGAGAACAGCGCCTTTCAAATTATCTGTTGTGGCAGCTTGCGTACAGCGAATTTTATTTCACGGATGTACCATGGCCGGATTTTGGAAAAGAGGAATTAGAAAAAGCTGTAGAAGCGTATAATAAGAGAGACAGAAGATTTGGTGGATTGACAGAGAAATCCAAATAA